One genomic region from Cellulomonas hominis encodes:
- a CDS encoding NAD(P)/FAD-dependent oxidoreductase, whose product MSASSLPSRSPGTSHGPGKPHDVVVIGSGFGGLFATKALADAPVRVTVVDGTATHLFQPLLYQVATGVLSVGEIAPAARDVLRQQRNARVLLGVVTEIDVANRVVVSSSPLGETRTSYDSLIVAAGAGQSYFGNDRFADHAPGLKSIDDALELRGRIFGAFELAELATDPAARARLTTFVVVGAGPTGVEMAGQLAELAHRSLRGNFRRLDPAQARILLVDPVPKVLPGYPERLQDAAARTLEGLGVELLMGHKVVDVDDDYVDVEDPDGNRTRIDAQTKVWAAGVAASPLGRSLGEQTGAEVDRAGRVVVEPNGSLPGHPEVFVVGDMASRKGVPGVAPAAMQSGRYAAEEILRHLRGEPTGAPFEYHDKGSLATVSRFQAVAKIGPVETSGFAAWLLWLGVHLVYLVGFKNRITTLLHWAVSFVGRGRSERTATWQQVVGRTVLRSRGAEHPTQRAGDVVGS is encoded by the coding sequence ATGTCCGCGTCCTCGCTCCCCTCGCGCAGCCCCGGCACCTCGCACGGCCCCGGCAAGCCGCACGACGTCGTCGTCATCGGCTCCGGGTTCGGCGGCCTGTTCGCCACCAAGGCCCTCGCGGACGCGCCCGTGCGGGTCACGGTGGTCGACGGGACCGCGACGCACCTGTTCCAGCCGCTGCTCTACCAGGTGGCCACCGGCGTGCTGTCGGTCGGGGAGATCGCGCCCGCCGCGCGCGACGTGCTCCGCCAGCAGCGCAACGCCCGGGTGCTCCTGGGGGTGGTCACCGAGATCGACGTCGCGAACCGGGTGGTCGTGTCGTCGTCCCCGCTCGGCGAGACGCGCACCTCGTACGACAGCCTCATCGTCGCCGCCGGGGCCGGGCAGTCCTACTTCGGCAACGACCGGTTCGCCGACCACGCGCCCGGGCTGAAGAGCATCGACGACGCCCTGGAGCTGCGCGGCCGGATCTTCGGCGCGTTCGAGCTCGCGGAGCTCGCCACCGACCCGGCGGCGCGCGCCCGGCTCACCACGTTCGTCGTCGTCGGCGCCGGGCCCACCGGCGTCGAGATGGCCGGGCAGCTCGCCGAGCTCGCGCACCGCTCGCTGCGCGGGAACTTCCGGCGCCTCGACCCCGCGCAGGCGCGGATCCTGCTCGTCGACCCGGTGCCGAAGGTGCTGCCCGGCTACCCGGAGCGGCTGCAGGACGCCGCCGCCCGCACCCTGGAGGGCCTCGGCGTCGAGCTGCTCATGGGGCACAAGGTCGTGGACGTCGACGACGACTACGTGGACGTCGAGGACCCGGACGGCAACCGCACCCGCATCGACGCGCAGACGAAGGTGTGGGCCGCCGGCGTCGCGGCCTCCCCGCTGGGCCGCAGCCTGGGCGAGCAGACCGGCGCCGAGGTGGACCGCGCCGGCCGGGTCGTGGTCGAGCCGAACGGCTCGCTGCCCGGGCACCCCGAGGTGTTCGTGGTCGGCGACATGGCGTCCCGGAAGGGCGTGCCCGGGGTGGCGCCCGCCGCGATGCAGTCCGGCCGGTACGCGGCCGAGGAGATCCTGCGGCACCTGCGCGGGGAGCCCACCGGCGCGCCGTTCGAGTACCACGACAAGGGCAGCCTCGCGACGGTGTCCCGGTTCCAGGCCGTCGCGAAGATCGGGCCGGTCGAGACCTCCGGGTTCGCCGCCTGGCTGCTCTGGCTCGGCGTGCACCTGGTGTACCTGGTGGGGTTCAAGAACCGGATCACGACGCTGCTGCACTGGGCGGTGTCGTTCGTCGGCCGGGGAAGGTCGGAGCGCACGGCGACGTGGCAGCAGGTCGTGGGCCGCACGGTCCTGCGCTCGCGCGGCGCGGAGCACCCGACCCAGCGGGCGGGCGACGTCGTGGGGAGCTGA
- a CDS encoding methyl-accepting chemotaxis protein, producing MSRPAAPQRPRRFGDLGVRTRVLAAVLVGLVVAGTVGFSGLAALARTDAATERVYTEDLLGFERVAAVRRATLEMRLAVTSHALAGDAADRAGFAGDVAGLDAQIDDDLAVLAAAPDPGVAAAVDAFTTALAAYRDVRDTALLPAAERGDLAAWRTARDEDAAPQIATMMDALATMVDGEKASAQESVAAAHAAYTGTRNLGIGLIVVGIAGALALGLVTANGIVRSVNRVRAACDALADGDLTVDVGLTSRDEPGRAAQALDRAIGTLRGVVGDIDATSVALAAASEQLTGSAQQIAAQAQHTEEQAGVVSAAAEQVSRTTQTVAAGAQQMDASIQEISRSTAQAARISDQASRSAEETGEVIARLGESSRQIGDVVQSIAAIAGQTNLLALNATIEAARAGQHGKGFAVVAGEVKDLAQETGVATEDITRRVEAIQEDAARAVAAVREIARVVGAVHELQTTVAAAVEEQTATTAEIGRNVAEAADGSGEIAANIAGVAQAAAVTRDGSAESRRAAEELATMSGRLRSVVGRFRYRTA from the coding sequence ATGTCTCGACCCGCAGCACCGCAGCGTCCCCGCCGGTTCGGCGACCTCGGGGTGCGCACCCGCGTCCTCGCGGCCGTCCTGGTCGGGCTGGTCGTCGCCGGCACGGTCGGGTTCTCGGGGCTCGCCGCCCTGGCCCGCACGGACGCCGCGACCGAGCGGGTCTACACCGAGGACCTGCTCGGCTTCGAGCGGGTCGCGGCCGTGCGCCGGGCGACGCTCGAGATGCGCCTCGCGGTGACGAGCCACGCGCTCGCCGGTGACGCGGCCGACCGCGCCGGGTTCGCGGGGGACGTCGCCGGCCTGGACGCGCAGATCGACGACGACCTCGCGGTGCTGGCCGCCGCCCCGGACCCGGGCGTGGCCGCCGCGGTCGACGCGTTCACCACGGCGCTCGCGGCCTACCGGGACGTGCGGGACACCGCGCTGCTGCCCGCGGCCGAGCGCGGCGACCTGGCCGCCTGGCGCACCGCGCGCGACGAGGACGCCGCCCCGCAGATCGCCACGATGATGGACGCGCTCGCCACGATGGTGGACGGCGAGAAGGCGTCGGCGCAGGAGTCCGTCGCGGCGGCGCACGCGGCGTACACGGGCACCCGCAACCTCGGCATCGGGCTGATCGTCGTCGGGATCGCCGGGGCCCTGGCGCTCGGGCTGGTGACGGCGAACGGCATCGTGCGGTCGGTGAACCGGGTGCGGGCGGCGTGCGACGCGCTCGCGGACGGCGACCTCACCGTCGACGTCGGGCTGACCAGCCGGGACGAGCCGGGCCGGGCGGCGCAGGCGCTGGACCGGGCGATCGGCACCCTGCGCGGCGTCGTCGGCGACATCGACGCGACGTCGGTCGCGCTGGCCGCCGCGTCCGAGCAGCTCACCGGCTCCGCCCAGCAGATCGCGGCGCAGGCCCAGCACACCGAGGAGCAGGCCGGCGTGGTGTCCGCCGCAGCCGAGCAGGTGTCCCGGACGACCCAGACGGTCGCGGCGGGCGCGCAGCAGATGGACGCGTCGATCCAGGAGATCAGCCGGTCCACCGCGCAGGCCGCCCGGATCAGCGACCAGGCGTCCCGCTCCGCCGAGGAGACCGGCGAGGTCATCGCCCGGCTCGGGGAGTCCAGCCGGCAGATCGGGGACGTCGTGCAGTCCATCGCCGCCATCGCGGGGCAGACGAACCTGCTCGCGCTGAACGCCACCATCGAGGCCGCCCGCGCGGGCCAGCACGGCAAGGGGTTCGCGGTGGTCGCGGGCGAGGTGAAGGACCTCGCGCAGGAGACCGGCGTGGCCACGGAGGACATCACGCGCCGGGTCGAGGCGATCCAGGAGGACGCGGCGCGGGCCGTGGCGGCCGTCCGGGAGATCGCGCGGGTCGTCGGCGCCGTGCACGAGCTGCAGACGACCGTCGCGGCGGCCGTCGAGGAGCAGACCGCCACCACCGCCGAGATCGGGCGGAACGTCGCGGAGGCGGCGGACGGGTCGGGGGAGATCGCCGCGAACATCGCGGGCGTCGCGCAGGCCGCCGCGGTGACCCGGGACGGGTCCGCGGAGTCCCGGCGGGCGGCGGAGGAGCTGGCGACGATGTCGGGGCGGCTGCGGTCCGTCGTGGGGCGGTTCCGCTACCGGACGGCGTGA
- a CDS encoding alpha/beta fold hydrolase encodes MLRHRGLAGAVLVGHSMGAQVVAEAMLRDPEAVRRAVLVGPVVDPSGATVAQQALRLARDGRHEPAGVNAVVATDYLRAGPRWYSAVLPHMFAYDTAAGVARLPGPVVVARGERDPVASREWVRRLADLAPSGTAREVPRAGHVAMATHAPLVARWVREDPS; translated from the coding sequence GTGCTGCGGCACCGCGGGCTCGCCGGCGCGGTGCTGGTCGGGCACTCGATGGGCGCGCAGGTCGTGGCCGAGGCGATGCTCCGCGACCCCGAGGCCGTCCGCCGCGCCGTGCTGGTCGGTCCCGTCGTCGACCCGTCCGGTGCGACGGTCGCGCAGCAGGCGCTCCGGCTCGCGCGCGACGGCCGCCACGAGCCCGCCGGGGTGAACGCCGTCGTGGCGACGGACTACCTGCGCGCGGGGCCGCGGTGGTACTCGGCGGTGCTGCCGCACATGTTCGCCTACGACACCGCCGCCGGCGTCGCCCGGCTGCCCGGCCCCGTCGTCGTCGCCCGCGGCGAGCGGGACCCCGTCGCCTCGCGGGAGTGGGTCCGCCGGCTCGCGGACCTCGCGCCGTCCGGCACCGCCCGGGAGGTGCCGCGCGCCGGGCACGTCGCGATGGCCACGCACGCGCCGCTGGTGGCGCGCTGGGTGCGGGAGGACCCGTCGTGA
- a CDS encoding type II toxin-antitoxin system PemK/MazF family toxin — translation MIRGAVYRVDLGRPRGHEQGGRRYGVVLSPTDMPWSVATIAPTSTSAQASVFRPELEIAGRTTRVLVDQLRTLDVDHVHGEPVDYLSRDQLAEIEHALAHYLGLVLTTVAD, via the coding sequence GTGATCCGCGGCGCGGTCTACCGGGTCGACCTCGGTCGACCGCGGGGGCACGAGCAGGGTGGCCGCCGCTACGGGGTGGTCCTCTCGCCGACCGACATGCCGTGGTCGGTCGCGACGATCGCCCCGACGTCCACGAGCGCGCAGGCGTCGGTGTTCCGGCCCGAGCTGGAGATCGCGGGGCGGACGACCCGGGTGCTCGTGGACCAGCTCCGGACGCTCGACGTCGACCACGTCCACGGCGAGCCCGTGGACTACCTGAGCCGTGACCAGCTCGCCGAGATCGAGCACGCGCTGGCGCACTACCTCGGCCTGGTCCTCACGACCGTCGCCGACTGA
- a CDS encoding ABC transporter permease, whose translation MTAVGQTLLLAQWQFRRQSTYLPLMVVVQVFMAVATVVGYGLLVGDPDPVTALYLATGAPTVTLITVGLVMTPQMQSQSRIEGSLDWMRTLPVPRTLFLISDLLIWTLLALPGMVLGVVAGVLRFDIDLSLAPWLVPGALLVSLTAAAVGYAMASLLAPALAMLLTQALVFVVLLFSPVSYPAERMPGWLQAAHEWLPIEPMAQLVRSGLASDAFSMPARSLVVLLVWCVASVVGATWALRRRA comes from the coding sequence GTGACCGCCGTCGGCCAGACGCTGCTGCTCGCCCAGTGGCAGTTCCGCCGCCAGTCCACCTACCTGCCGCTCATGGTGGTGGTGCAGGTGTTCATGGCCGTCGCGACCGTCGTGGGGTACGGCCTGCTGGTCGGCGACCCCGACCCGGTGACCGCGCTCTACCTGGCGACCGGCGCGCCGACCGTCACGCTCATCACCGTCGGCCTGGTGATGACGCCGCAGATGCAGTCGCAGTCCCGCATCGAGGGCAGCCTCGACTGGATGCGCACGCTGCCGGTGCCGCGGACGCTGTTCCTCATCAGCGACCTGCTGATCTGGACGCTGCTGGCGCTGCCCGGGATGGTGCTCGGCGTGGTCGCGGGCGTCCTGCGGTTCGACATCGACCTGTCGCTCGCGCCCTGGCTGGTGCCCGGGGCGCTGCTGGTGTCCCTGACCGCGGCGGCCGTCGGGTACGCGATGGCGTCGCTGCTGGCACCGGCCCTCGCGATGCTGCTCACCCAGGCGCTGGTGTTCGTCGTCCTGCTGTTCTCCCCGGTGTCCTACCCGGCGGAGCGGATGCCCGGGTGGCTGCAGGCCGCGCACGAGTGGCTGCCGATCGAGCCGATGGCGCAGCTCGTCCGGTCGGGGCTGGCGAGCGACGCGTTCAGCATGCCGGCGCGCTCGCTCGTCGTGCTGCTGGTGTGGTGCGTCGCGTCGGTCGTCGGCGCGACCTGGGCGCTGCGGCGCCGGGCCTGA
- a CDS encoding ABC transporter ATP-binding protein — protein sequence MGTEEVLSVRGLRKRYPGRFGKGGVQANDGIDLDVAAGQVVGLLGHNGAGKTTLVNQVVGLVRPDAGTIRLDGVDAVAHPDEARRRTSIQAQANVPITGLTPRRAIELVGRIRGAERSAVRARTVDLLDALDLGPWADTPAEKVSGGIARLTAFAMTVVAPGRLVVLDEPTNDVDPVRRRLLWQQIRLLADEGRAVLLVTHNVREAERVVDRLAVLDHGVVLADDTPAGLTTHLQGTLTVEVDLSPGTAPTWHPAVRAVSGARGRETGTVRAEDAAEVVRWAQAEVAAGRLERYALTPASLEDVYVELVGDEHPADAPALAGEAA from the coding sequence ATGGGCACGGAGGAGGTGCTGAGCGTCCGGGGCCTGCGCAAGCGGTACCCCGGGCGGTTCGGCAAGGGCGGGGTGCAGGCGAACGACGGGATCGACCTCGACGTCGCCGCGGGGCAGGTCGTCGGCCTGCTCGGGCACAACGGCGCCGGCAAGACCACCCTGGTCAACCAGGTCGTCGGCCTGGTCCGCCCGGACGCGGGCACGATCCGCCTGGACGGCGTCGACGCGGTGGCGCACCCGGACGAGGCCCGCCGCCGCACCAGCATCCAGGCGCAGGCCAACGTGCCGATCACCGGCCTCACACCGCGCCGGGCGATCGAGCTGGTCGGCCGGATCCGGGGCGCGGAGCGGTCCGCCGTCCGGGCACGGACGGTCGACCTGCTGGACGCGCTCGACCTCGGCCCGTGGGCCGACACCCCGGCCGAGAAGGTGTCCGGCGGGATCGCGCGGCTCACCGCGTTCGCGATGACGGTGGTCGCCCCCGGGCGGCTCGTCGTCCTGGACGAGCCGACCAACGACGTCGACCCGGTCCGCCGGCGGCTGCTCTGGCAGCAGATCCGGCTGCTCGCCGACGAGGGCCGCGCCGTGCTGCTCGTGACGCACAACGTCCGCGAGGCCGAGCGCGTCGTCGACCGCCTGGCCGTCCTCGACCACGGCGTCGTGCTCGCCGACGACACCCCGGCGGGGCTGACGACCCACCTGCAGGGCACGCTCACCGTCGAGGTCGACCTCTCCCCCGGCACCGCCCCGACCTGGCACCCCGCCGTCCGCGCCGTCTCCGGCGCCCGCGGCCGGGAGACCGGCACTGTGCGCGCCGAGGACGCCGCCGAGGTCGTGCGCTGGGCGCAGGCCGAGGTCGCCGCGGGCCGCCTCGAGCGGTACGCCCTCACCCCGGCGTCGCTCGAGGACGTCTACGTCGAGCTGGTCGGCGACGAGCACCCCGCGGACGCCCCGGCCCTGGCGGGTGAGGCCGCGTGA
- a CDS encoding glycosyltransferase family 2 protein, with protein MGDAVEDPRVTVVVMSRDRCAELVASLGRHRAPVVLVDNGSTDGTAGAVRAAHPRVRVVEAGRNLGAAARTLGVRLARTPYVAFADDDSWWAPGSLARAAAVLDADPGVAVVQAGILVGPDERPDPFCAVLAASPLPRSPRTDLPAVLGFVACAAMVRRGAFLAAGGFDDVVRFPGEEERLALDLAAAGHVLVHDPAAVVHHHPSPRRGDPAARAAAVTRSRLLTAALRLPWPYVARDAAGAVRTPAGRRGVRAALPDLPRALARRRPVPPRVRRLRALLAAPAQPAPSRTAPSPRVPAGPEDPP; from the coding sequence GTGGGGGACGCCGTCGAGGACCCGCGCGTCACCGTGGTCGTGATGAGCCGCGACCGGTGCGCCGAGCTGGTCGCGTCCCTGGGGCGGCACCGCGCGCCCGTCGTGCTGGTCGACAACGGCTCGACGGACGGCACCGCGGGCGCCGTGCGCGCCGCCCACCCCCGGGTGCGCGTCGTCGAGGCCGGCCGGAACCTCGGGGCCGCGGCCCGGACGCTCGGGGTCCGGCTCGCCCGGACGCCCTACGTGGCGTTCGCGGACGACGACTCCTGGTGGGCGCCGGGCTCGCTCGCCCGCGCGGCCGCCGTGCTCGACGCCGACCCCGGCGTCGCCGTGGTGCAGGCGGGGATCCTCGTCGGGCCGGACGAGCGGCCGGACCCGTTCTGCGCGGTGCTCGCCGCCTCGCCGCTGCCGCGCTCCCCGCGCACGGACCTGCCCGCGGTGCTCGGCTTCGTGGCGTGCGCGGCGATGGTCCGCCGGGGCGCGTTCCTCGCCGCCGGCGGGTTCGACGACGTCGTGCGGTTCCCGGGGGAGGAGGAGCGGCTGGCGCTCGACCTGGCCGCCGCCGGGCACGTCCTGGTGCACGACCCCGCGGCCGTGGTGCACCACCACCCGTCCCCGCGCCGCGGCGACCCCGCCGCCCGGGCGGCGGCCGTGACCCGCAGCCGGCTGCTCACCGCCGCGCTGCGCCTGCCGTGGCCGTACGTCGCGCGGGACGCGGCCGGCGCGGTGCGCACGCCCGCGGGGCGCCGGGGGGTCCGCGCCGCCCTGCCCGACCTGCCGCGCGCGCTGGCCCGGCGACGGCCGGTGCCGCCGCGGGTCCGGCGGCTGCGGGCGCTGCTGGCCGCGCCGGCGCAGCCCGCCCCCTCCCGGACCGCGCCCTCCCCGCGCGTGCCCGCCGGCCCGGAGGACCCGCCATGA
- a CDS encoding esterase/lipase family protein, protein MSLLRETAWRVADYAYAAARQVAGLLSRTTPDAYTRPSPARGPAVLLLPGVWESWRFLEPLARALHDRGHPVHVVAPFGLNRQGVPHMADLAAAHLLEADLRDVVVVAHSKGGLIGKSLMGRADVGDRVLGMVAINTPFSGSPYARYLPLPSVRVFRPDDAVLTALAAQRADHGRIVSVATVWDPHIPGGSGLPGARSVALRTPGHFRSLTDPDLLPVVLTELRGFARAG, encoded by the coding sequence GTGAGCCTGCTGCGCGAGACGGCCTGGCGCGTCGCCGACTACGCGTACGCGGCCGCGCGCCAGGTGGCCGGGCTGCTCTCGCGCACCACCCCTGACGCGTACACCCGCCCGAGTCCAGCCCGGGGGCCCGCGGTGCTGCTGCTGCCCGGCGTGTGGGAGTCCTGGCGGTTCCTGGAGCCGCTGGCCCGCGCGCTGCACGACCGCGGCCACCCCGTGCACGTCGTCGCCCCGTTCGGCCTGAACCGCCAGGGCGTCCCGCACATGGCCGACCTCGCCGCCGCGCACCTGCTCGAGGCCGACCTCCGGGACGTGGTCGTGGTCGCGCACTCCAAGGGCGGCCTGATCGGGAAGTCCCTCATGGGCCGCGCCGACGTGGGGGACCGGGTGCTCGGGATGGTCGCGATCAACACCCCGTTCTCGGGGTCCCCGTACGCCCGGTACCTGCCGCTGCCCTCGGTCCGGGTGTTCCGGCCCGACGACGCGGTGCTCACCGCGCTCGCGGCGCAGCGGGCCGACCACGGGCGGATCGTGTCGGTGGCGACCGTGTGGGACCCGCACATCCCCGGGGGCAGCGGGCTGCCCGGCGCGCGGTCGGTGGCGCTGCGCACGCCGGGGCACTTCCGGTCGCTGACGGACCCGGACCTGCTGCCGGTCGTGCTGACGGAGCTCCGGGGGTTCGCGCGGGCGGGGTGA
- a CDS encoding LutC/YkgG family protein: MTGDARAEVLGRVRAALAGSAPAGPVPRGYRAAGSLAAPGAPALVERLVDRLVDYRAAVARTTAADLPAAVAAQLAGAGSVVVPPGLDAAWLGALGADVAVRRDDPPLTHADLDGTGAVLTACRVAVAETGTIVLDAAPDQGRRALTLLPDRHVCVVRADQVVAGVPDAVALLGAHPERPLTWVSGPSATSDIELVRVEGVHGPRDLRVLLVAG, translated from the coding sequence ATGACCGGGGACGCGCGGGCCGAGGTGCTGGGACGGGTGCGGGCGGCGCTCGCCGGGTCGGCGCCCGCCGGGCCGGTCCCACGGGGGTACCGGGCGGCGGGCTCGCTCGCGGCGCCCGGCGCCCCCGCGCTGGTGGAGCGCCTGGTGGACCGGCTGGTCGACTACCGGGCGGCGGTCGCCCGGACCACGGCCGCGGACCTGCCGGCCGCCGTCGCCGCGCAGCTCGCCGGGGCGGGGTCGGTCGTCGTGCCGCCGGGGCTGGACGCCGCCTGGCTCGGGGCCCTCGGCGCCGACGTCGCCGTGCGCCGGGACGACCCGCCGCTCACGCACGCCGACCTGGACGGCACCGGCGCGGTCCTCACCGCCTGCCGGGTCGCCGTGGCGGAGACCGGGACGATCGTGCTCGACGCCGCCCCCGACCAGGGGCGCCGGGCGCTGACGCTGCTGCCCGACCGGCACGTGTGCGTCGTGCGGGCGGACCAGGTCGTCGCCGGGGTGCCGGACGCCGTCGCGCTGCTCGGCGCGCACCCGGAGCGCCCGCTGACCTGGGTGTCCGGGCCGAGCGCGACGAGCGACATCGAGCTCGTGCGGGTCGAGGGCGTGCACGGTCCGCGGGACCTGCGGGTGCTGCTGGTCGCCGGGTAG
- a CDS encoding ATP-dependent DNA ligase: MDLPVMPPVSPMLAKAVPEIPDLGHTEPKWDGFRTIVFRDDVVLGSRNERPMTRYFPELVESIRANTPERCVLDGEIVVVAGDRLDFDALQQRIHPAESRVRLLAGQTPASFVAFDALALGDEDLMRTPFGDRRARLVDALAGAQAPVHVTPATADLAEARDWFARFEGAGLDGVVAKPLDGTYQPDKRTMFKVKHARTADCVVAGFRWHKSGPVVGSLLLGLWTDDGRLQHVGVAASFPMARRKSLLDELAPYRDGDLAGHPWAQWADQSAHEGKRMPGAVSRWNASKDLSFEPLRPELVVEVAYDHMEGDRFRHTAQFRRWRTDRDPATCTYAQLEEPVGFRLSDILAPPA; the protein is encoded by the coding sequence ATGGACCTGCCCGTGATGCCGCCCGTGTCGCCCATGCTGGCCAAGGCCGTGCCGGAGATCCCCGACCTCGGCCACACCGAGCCGAAGTGGGACGGGTTCCGAACCATCGTGTTCCGCGACGACGTCGTGCTCGGCAGCCGCAACGAGCGGCCGATGACCCGGTACTTCCCGGAGCTCGTCGAGTCGATCAGGGCGAACACCCCGGAGCGGTGCGTCCTGGACGGGGAGATCGTCGTGGTGGCGGGCGACCGGCTGGACTTCGACGCCCTCCAGCAGCGCATCCACCCCGCCGAGAGCCGGGTCCGGCTGCTCGCCGGCCAGACCCCGGCGTCGTTCGTCGCGTTCGACGCGCTGGCGCTCGGCGACGAGGACCTCATGCGGACCCCGTTCGGCGACCGGCGGGCCCGGCTGGTGGACGCGCTCGCCGGGGCGCAGGCGCCCGTGCACGTCACCCCCGCGACCGCCGACCTCGCCGAGGCGCGGGACTGGTTCGCCCGGTTCGAGGGTGCGGGCCTGGACGGTGTCGTCGCCAAGCCGCTCGACGGCACCTACCAGCCGGACAAGCGGACCATGTTCAAGGTCAAGCACGCCCGCACCGCCGACTGCGTCGTGGCCGGCTTCCGCTGGCACAAGTCCGGGCCGGTGGTGGGGTCGCTGCTGCTGGGCCTGTGGACCGACGACGGCCGGCTGCAGCACGTCGGGGTCGCGGCGTCCTTCCCGATGGCCCGGCGGAAGTCCCTGCTCGACGAGCTCGCCCCCTACCGGGACGGCGACCTCGCCGGCCACCCGTGGGCGCAGTGGGCGGACCAGTCCGCGCACGAGGGCAAGCGGATGCCCGGGGCGGTCAGCCGGTGGAACGCCAGCAAGGACCTGTCGTTCGAGCCGCTGCGCCCCGAGCTCGTCGTCGAGGTCGCGTACGACCACATGGAGGGCGACCGGTTCCGGCACACCGCCCAGTTCCGGCGCTGGCGGACCGACCGCGACCCCGCGACGTGCACCTACGCGCAGCTCGAGGAGCCGGTGGGCTTCCGGCTCTCGGACATCCTCGCCCCGCCCGCCTGA
- a CDS encoding lactate utilization protein B, translating to MPGVAPKPAAHPDDPLRWGPTFPAAADVTLADAQMRGNLRRATRTIRDKRLAVTAELPDWEALRDAGSAVKADVMARLPELLEQLEASVTARGGVVHWARDAAEANRIVTDIVRATGAREVVKVKSMATQEIGLNEHLESEGIEATETDLAELIVQLAGDLPSHILVPAIHRNRDEIRQIFTDRMGDAPPDLTAEPRVLAEAARAHLRARFLRAGVAVSGANLAVAETGTVAVVESEGNGRMCLTLPRTLVTVMGIEKVLPAFADLEVFLQLLPRSSTGERMNPYTSMWTGVTPGDGPQEFHLVLLDNGRTRALADEVGRQALHCIRCSACLNVCPVYERTGGHAYGSVYPGPIGAILTPQLLGVGAPGGDPHDPAATLPFASSLCGACFDACPVKIDIPSALVHLRERATHPGGRAAPGAVTAAMGGAAFVLSGGTRFRWAGRAMALAGRLTRGHRFRRLPFPGSRWTVSRDTPALPGRTFRDSWAARRRRAGRGRAGETR from the coding sequence ATGCCGGGCGTCGCCCCCAAGCCCGCCGCCCACCCGGACGACCCGCTGCGCTGGGGGCCGACGTTCCCGGCGGCCGCGGACGTCACCCTGGCGGACGCCCAGATGCGGGGCAACCTGCGCCGGGCGACGCGGACCATCCGGGACAAGCGGCTGGCCGTCACCGCGGAGCTCCCGGACTGGGAGGCGCTGCGCGACGCCGGCTCCGCGGTGAAGGCCGACGTGATGGCGCGGCTCCCGGAGCTGCTCGAGCAGCTCGAGGCCTCCGTCACCGCGCGCGGCGGCGTCGTGCACTGGGCCCGCGACGCGGCGGAGGCGAACCGGATCGTCACGGACATCGTGCGGGCCACCGGCGCCCGCGAGGTGGTCAAGGTCAAGTCGATGGCCACCCAGGAGATCGGGCTGAACGAGCACCTCGAGTCGGAGGGGATCGAGGCCACCGAGACCGACCTCGCGGAGCTGATCGTGCAGCTCGCCGGGGACCTGCCGTCGCACATCCTCGTGCCGGCCATCCACCGCAACCGGGACGAGATCCGGCAGATCTTCACCGACCGGATGGGCGACGCCCCGCCCGACCTCACGGCCGAGCCGCGCGTGCTCGCCGAGGCCGCCCGCGCCCACCTGCGCGCCCGGTTCCTGCGGGCCGGCGTCGCGGTCAGCGGCGCGAACCTGGCGGTCGCGGAGACCGGGACCGTCGCCGTCGTGGAGTCCGAGGGCAACGGGCGGATGTGCCTGACCCTGCCGCGCACCCTCGTCACGGTCATGGGCATCGAGAAGGTGCTGCCGGCGTTCGCCGACCTCGAGGTGTTCCTGCAGCTGCTGCCGCGGTCCTCGACCGGCGAGCGGATGAACCCGTACACGTCGATGTGGACCGGCGTGACGCCCGGGGACGGGCCGCAGGAGTTCCACCTGGTGCTGCTGGACAACGGCCGCACCCGGGCGCTCGCCGACGAGGTCGGGCGGCAGGCGCTGCACTGCATCCGGTGCTCGGCGTGCCTCAACGTGTGCCCCGTCTACGAGCGGACCGGCGGGCACGCGTACGGCTCGGTGTACCCGGGGCCGATCGGGGCGATCCTCACCCCGCAGCTGCTCGGCGTCGGCGCGCCCGGCGGCGACCCGCACGACCCCGCCGCCACGCTGCCGTTCGCGTCCTCGCTGTGCGGGGCGTGCTTCGACGCGTGCCCGGTGAAGATCGACATCCCGTCCGCGCTGGTGCACCTGCGCGAGCGCGCCACGCACCCCGGCGGCCGGGCGGCGCCCGGGGCGGTCACGGCGGCGATGGGCGGGGCGGCGTTCGTGCTGTCGGGCGGCACGCGGTTCCGGTGGGCCGGACGAGCGATGGCGCTCGCGGGGCGGCTGACGCGCGGGCACCGGTTCCGGCGGCTGCCGTTCCCCGGGTCGCGGTGGACGGTCAGCCGGGACACCCCGGCGCTGCCGGGCCGGACGTTCCGGGACTCCTGGGCCGCGCGCCGGCGACGGGCGGGCCGCGGACGGGCGGGGGAGACGCGATGA